A genomic stretch from Tamandua tetradactyla isolate mTamTet1 chromosome 15, mTamTet1.pri, whole genome shotgun sequence includes:
- the NME6 gene encoding nucleoside diphosphate kinase 6 isoform X4 — MASGPIRAYILAHKDAIQLWRTLMGPTRVFRARHLAPDSIRGSFGLTDTRNTTHGSDSVVSASREIAAFFPDFSEQRWYEEEEPQLRCGPVYYSPEGDVHCAVGTGGPGPA; from the exons ATGGCCAG TGGGCCTATCCGAGCCTATATCCTTGCCCACAAGGATGCCATCCAGCTCTGGAGGACACTAATGGGACCTACCAGAGTGTTTCGAGCACGCCACCTGGCCCCAGATTCAATTCGTGGGAGTTTTGGCCTCACTGACACCCGCAACACCACCCATGGCTCAG ACTCTGTGGTTTCAGCCAGTAGAGAGATTGCAGCCTTCTTCCCCGACTTCAGTGAGCAGCGCTGGTATGAAGAGGAGGAGCCCCAGTTGCGCTGTGGCCCTGTGTACTACAGTCCTGAGGGAGACGTCCATTGTGCAGTTGGAACAGGGGGCCCAGGACCAGCCTGA